In one Moritella sp. 5 genomic region, the following are encoded:
- a CDS encoding ABC transporter permease: MSYWRNHSLRLLKHELKRGELTIILLAIVLAVSAVFALSGFSSRVKQALTAESSTFIAADRVLDTGSVIDPAVLAKATSLALIQAQQIQMSSMVFTDDQMALAALSAVSDTYPLRGELLVSPSLDASQAVAANSPKSGEAWLEAKGLRQLGIKLGDSIEVGVMRFKVTGVITQIPDASFSVFSSGPVVFINTQDVQRTELIQPGSRLSYKYLFAGETDNITTFEQWFKPQLTDNQRWYDIKSQNSPLARALTKADKYLSLASMLGIVLASVAVAVASRRYSQRHQSVVAVFKAMGASKRYVTKLYCLHWSLLSVLSISLGLIVGYLILNIGLYAMRDYLDTSSTGNMAYPFLVAIVTGIICAVAFAITPLRELVNTSPMTLLRGRDSSDKNSLLTRLMSPLPALFAIFTLLYLFSQDAVLSAALLIGGMLVAFVLLVIGRLFMSVGRSAGSKAGKSWHLALANLKRRANENAVQLISFTIAIQLLLVIVVMKNGLIDDWQKQLPDNSANRFLVNITASQVEQVDNFVDALGIESSGLFPVVRGRLTKINDDQVTKRVSKEETKSADNGRRGVGRELNLTWRDVIPYENSLIAGSWWQPEDTRALVSIESTLADKLDVAVGDHLTFQLGSEEVQVMVSSIRKVNWQTLQPNFYMIFNQHVLSDFPATYISSLYVPDDATDALQDFLSQYPTITLIDVDAIITQLRSVIGQVSIAIEFILVLVVLAGSLVLVAQVQASMEERERELAILRTLGASGRLLRHSVLFEFVALGALAGLMASIAMELGVYILQSRIFEMPGTFHFQYWLLGIGAGAGFVGLIGLLSCWRLLNMSSVTLIRRTM; encoded by the coding sequence ATGAGTTATTGGCGAAACCACTCCCTGCGTTTATTAAAACACGAATTAAAACGCGGTGAATTGACCATTATCTTATTGGCGATCGTATTAGCTGTGTCTGCGGTATTTGCTTTATCGGGTTTTTCTAGTCGTGTTAAACAAGCATTAACCGCCGAGAGTAGTACCTTTATTGCAGCGGATCGAGTATTGGATACCGGCAGTGTTATTGATCCTGCGGTATTAGCCAAAGCAACAAGTTTGGCGTTAATCCAAGCTCAACAGATACAAATGTCATCGATGGTATTCACTGATGATCAGATGGCGTTGGCGGCCTTATCGGCGGTATCGGATACCTATCCATTACGCGGTGAATTATTGGTAAGTCCGTCGTTAGATGCTTCACAAGCGGTTGCGGCCAATTCACCGAAATCCGGTGAAGCTTGGTTAGAAGCGAAAGGATTAAGACAGTTAGGCATTAAGCTTGGCGATAGCATTGAAGTCGGCGTCATGCGTTTTAAAGTCACAGGGGTGATCACGCAAATACCGGATGCGTCGTTTAGTGTGTTTAGTTCTGGTCCTGTGGTGTTTATTAATACTCAAGATGTACAGCGAACCGAACTTATTCAACCGGGTAGTCGACTAAGTTATAAATACCTGTTCGCAGGAGAAACCGACAATATCACCACATTTGAGCAATGGTTCAAACCACAGTTGACTGATAACCAGCGTTGGTATGATATCAAATCACAAAATTCACCTTTGGCGAGAGCGTTAACTAAAGCGGATAAATACTTGTCATTAGCCAGTATGCTGGGCATTGTTTTAGCCTCAGTTGCAGTTGCGGTCGCAAGCCGTCGTTATAGTCAGCGTCATCAATCTGTGGTGGCGGTGTTCAAAGCTATGGGGGCATCTAAGCGTTATGTGACTAAACTATATTGCCTGCATTGGTCGCTATTGAGTGTACTGAGTATCAGTTTAGGGCTAATTGTGGGCTATCTGATATTGAATATTGGTTTGTATGCCATGCGCGATTATCTTGATACCTCGAGCACAGGTAATATGGCATATCCCTTCTTAGTCGCGATTGTTACGGGCATTATTTGCGCTGTGGCTTTTGCGATCACACCATTAAGAGAGTTGGTAAACACTTCGCCTATGACCCTGTTACGCGGTCGTGATAGTAGCGATAAAAATAGTTTGTTGACGAGGTTAATGAGTCCGCTACCTGCGTTATTCGCTATTTTTACGCTGCTGTATTTGTTTAGCCAAGATGCAGTGCTAAGTGCAGCGTTATTAATTGGCGGTATGCTGGTCGCATTCGTACTGCTCGTTATTGGTCGTTTGTTTATGTCTGTGGGACGTTCTGCGGGCAGTAAGGCTGGAAAATCGTGGCATTTAGCGCTAGCCAATTTGAAACGTCGTGCTAATGAAAATGCGGTGCAATTGATTAGTTTTACCATCGCTATTCAACTGCTATTGGTTATTGTGGTCATGAAGAATGGCCTCATTGATGACTGGCAGAAGCAATTACCGGATAACAGTGCCAATCGATTTTTAGTCAATATTACGGCCAGCCAAGTCGAGCAAGTAGACAATTTTGTTGACGCGTTAGGCATTGAATCCAGCGGCCTATTTCCCGTTGTTCGTGGTCGATTAACCAAAATTAATGATGACCAAGTGACTAAACGTGTGAGTAAGGAAGAAACTAAGTCTGCTGATAATGGCCGCCGTGGTGTGGGTCGAGAGCTAAACCTGACTTGGCGTGATGTGATCCCTTATGAAAATAGTTTAATTGCTGGTAGCTGGTGGCAGCCAGAAGATACCCGCGCGTTAGTGTCTATCGAATCGACATTAGCAGATAAGTTAGATGTCGCTGTCGGGGATCACTTAACGTTCCAATTGGGCAGTGAAGAAGTACAAGTGATGGTTAGCAGTATTCGTAAAGTGAACTGGCAAACGCTGCAACCTAACTTTTACATGATCTTTAACCAGCATGTGCTATCTGATTTCCCTGCAACTTATATTTCATCGTTATATGTACCAGATGATGCAACTGATGCTTTGCAGGATTTCTTGAGCCAGTATCCGACCATTACCTTAATTGATGTGGACGCTATTATTACCCAGCTAAGAAGTGTGATAGGGCAGGTCTCCATTGCCATTGAGTTTATTTTGGTGCTGGTGGTATTGGCCGGCAGTCTAGTATTAGTGGCGCAGGTACAAGCGAGTATGGAAGAGCGTGAACGTGAACTTGCTATTTTACGTACCCTTGGTGCAAGTGGCCGCTTACTTCGTCATAGTGTGTTATTTGAATTTGTAGCCTTAGGCGCATTAGCTGGACTGATGGCGAGTATTGCCATGGAGCTGGGCGTGTATATTTTACAAAGTCGTATCTTCGAGATGCCTGGGACGTTCCATTTTCAGTATTGGTTGTTAGGGATCGGTGCAGGTGCGGGCTTTGTTGGTCTGATTGGTTTACTTAGTTGTTGGCGTTTATTAAATATGTCGAGTGTGACGCTAATTAGGCGGACCATGTGA
- a CDS encoding ABC transporter ATP-binding protein produces MKLNSDVILKVSALTKSVKTEAKILDILHPMDLAVVAGDSLAIVGASGSGKSTLLSIIAGLDLPSSGEVFLKNQPLHQFNEEKRSAVRAKHVGFIFQQFLLINSLTALENIMLPAELAGMNNPEQLARELLAKVDLTDRAEHYPSQLSGGEQQRVAIARAFISKPDILFADEPTGNLDTKTGLHIAELLFEINKQEGTTLILVTHDPKLAARCQRQVIMDSGQLIEANVESLVTEPLATKQQLSESL; encoded by the coding sequence ATGAAGCTAAATTCCGACGTTATATTAAAAGTAAGTGCCTTAACTAAATCAGTTAAAACAGAGGCTAAAATCCTCGATATATTACATCCGATGGATTTAGCTGTGGTAGCAGGTGATTCATTAGCGATTGTTGGTGCGTCTGGCTCTGGTAAGTCTACCCTATTGTCTATTATAGCGGGACTCGATTTACCTTCGAGCGGTGAAGTTTTTCTTAAAAATCAGCCATTGCACCAATTCAATGAAGAAAAACGAAGTGCGGTTCGTGCGAAACATGTTGGTTTTATTTTTCAGCAGTTCTTACTTATAAATAGCTTAACAGCATTGGAAAATATCATGTTACCGGCTGAGTTAGCAGGTATGAATAATCCCGAACAATTAGCGCGAGAATTATTAGCCAAAGTTGATTTAACCGACAGAGCCGAACATTACCCGTCACAATTGTCGGGTGGTGAGCAGCAGCGAGTGGCGATTGCCCGTGCCTTTATTTCTAAACCCGACATTCTTTTTGCCGATGAACCTACAGGTAACTTAGACACAAAAACGGGATTACACATTGCTGAGTTGTTGTTTGAAATTAACAAGCAAGAGGGTACCACCTTAATATTAGTCACTCACGACCCTAAATTAGCCGCGCGTTGCCAGCGCCAAGTGATCATGGACAGTGGCCAGTTAATAGAAGCGAATGTTGAGTCTTTAGTTACAGAGCCTTTAGCGACAAAACAGCAGTTAAGTGAGTCGTTATGA
- a CDS encoding arylesterase codes for MFKNAFKVLLLMVTLLPAAHATANHKILLLGDSLSASYGMTQSEGWVTLLNQQLVKQNAPYNIINASISGETTAGGLSRLPGILAKQSIDTLIIELGGNDGLRGFPPKLIKKNLTKMIELAHAQNIPVYVMNIRIPPNYGPRYSKMFTDVFTQVGSEKDITVLPFFMEQIAIDPSLMQNDGIHPNRTAQAKIADIMSKQLAVIYSEHN; via the coding sequence ATGTTTAAAAATGCCTTTAAAGTATTATTATTGATGGTTACCTTGTTACCTGCAGCACATGCCACAGCTAACCATAAAATTTTATTATTGGGTGATAGCCTTAGTGCCAGTTATGGTATGACACAAAGTGAAGGCTGGGTAACCCTGCTTAATCAACAGTTAGTAAAGCAAAATGCCCCGTATAATATTATCAATGCCAGTATCAGTGGTGAGACTACCGCTGGCGGCCTGTCTCGGTTACCGGGTATTTTAGCCAAGCAATCAATTGATACACTGATCATCGAACTCGGTGGTAACGACGGCTTACGTGGTTTTCCACCCAAGTTAATCAAAAAAAATCTGACTAAAATGATAGAGCTAGCACACGCGCAGAATATTCCTGTGTATGTGATGAATATTCGTATTCCACCTAATTATGGTCCACGCTACAGCAAAATGTTTACCGATGTATTTACGCAGGTTGGCAGTGAAAAAGACATTACCGTGTTACCGTTTTTCATGGAGCAGATCGCTATCGACCCAAGCTTAATGCAGAACGACGGTATTCACCCTAACCGCACTGCACAAGCTAAAATTGCCGATATTATGTCAAAGCAATTAGCCGTCATTTATAGTGAGCATAACTAA